The following DNA comes from Paenibacillus crassostreae.
GAGATATGCTTCTTGGATGGGATACTGATGAATTCCCAACTGATATCTATGATGCAACACTTACAATGTATGAAGTTCTTAAGAACGGCGGAATTGGCCGTGGTGGAGTAAACTTTGATGCTAAGGTCCGTCGTGCTTCCTTCGAACCAGAAGATTTGTTCTTGTCTCACATTGCAGGCATGGACACTTATGCTAAAGGTTTGAGAGTAGCTGCTAAATTGATCGAAGATCGCGTATTCGATAGCTTTATCGAAACTCGTTACAGTAGTTTCAGTGAAGGTATTGGAGCAGATGTGGTATCTGGTAAAGCTACTTTATCATCACTTGCTGAATATGCTCTTAACAATGAAAACCCACGTAAGAATATTTCAGGACGCCAAGAGCAACTGAAAGCAACTTTGAATCAATATATCTACGCTTAATAATTAGTACGGTAGCGTACTAGCTTTTAGGACCGCCGCTCCTTTCCCACGGGAAGGCGGCGGTCTTCTTTTGTAAAAAAATTAATAAAGTAAGTATAGGAGGGGTATTATGAGTTATGTTATTGGTATCGATCTAGGCACAAGTGCTGTGAAAACGGTACTTGTAGATAAGGATGGCCAAGTAGTATATGAAGTATCGGAAGCGTATCCACTACTTCAACCGAAGCCAGGTTATAGTGAACAAGATCCAGAAGCATGGGTAGAGAAGACATTAATCTCCCTAAACAGAATGATGAAGGATTCAGGTGTAAAACCTTCAGAAGTAGAAGGAGTTAGTTTCTCAGGTCAGATGCACGGCTTAGTATTGGTTGATGATGCTGGCAAGGTGCTTCGCAATGCGATTTTATGGAATGATACACGTACAACCCCGCAATGTCGTAAGATTGAGAAAGTATTAGGTGCTGATCTTCTGAAGATTGCTCGCAATCGGGCGTTGGAAGGATTCACTTTACCAAAGATTCTATGGGTACAAGAACATGAACCGGAAATTCTTAAGCAAGCAGCATTGTTCCTATTGCCTAAGGATTATGTACGTTTCCGTTTAACGGGTGACTATGCAATGGATTATTCTGATGCGGCCGGAACCTTGTTACTTGATGTAGCTGGTAAAGAGTGGAGTGATAGAATCGCGACTGCTTTCGATCTACCACTATCCATTTGTCCACGTCTAGTTGATTCCTTTGATCAAGTAGGAATCTTACTTCCAGAAATTGCAGAGAAGTCGGGATTGCTATCATCCACTAAGGTATTTGCTGGTGGAGCAGATAACGCTTGCGGTGCTATTGGAGCAGGAATTCTAAGTGAAGGCCAAACGATGTGCAGTATTGGTACATCTGGCGTCATTCTGTCATATGAAGAACGTAAGGATTTAGATTTCGAAGGGAAAGTGCACTTCTTTAATCATGGCGAGAAAGATGCTTATTATATTATGGGAGTTACTTTGGCTGCGGGTTATAGTTTGCAGTGGTTTAAGGAAACATTCGCAGCTGATCTTACATTCGATCAAATGCTTGAAGGAATCGACAGTATTCCAGCGGGTAGTGGTGGATTGCTCTTCACGCCATATATTGTCGGCGAACGTACACCACATCCTGATGCTAACATCCGAGGTAGCTTTATTGGGATGGATGCAGGACATGATCGTACCCATTTCGCACGGGCAGTGATGGAGGGAATCACATTCTCTTTGAAAGAATCTATTGATATCCTACGTAATTCAGGTAAGACGATTACTGAAGTAATCTCCATTGGTGGGGGAACTAAGAACGAAAATTGGTTACAAATGCAAGCTGACATCTTTAATGCTACGATTCTGAAGTTGGAAAGTGAACAGGGACCAGCTATGGGGGCAGCCATGCTTGCTGCTTATGGAAGTGGTTGGTTCCCATCTTTACAAGAATGTGCATCACACTTCTTACGAACTGCCAAATCTTATGTACCAAATCCTGAAGCAGTGGCTGTATACGAGAACCTGTTCAGTGTGTATCAAGATGTTTATGGACAAACTCGTGAGTTGAATGATAAGTTAGCTGCATTTCGTAAGTAAATAATCTAGATGCAGAAATAAGTAAATAAACAGCTAGATATCGCCATTTTCTCTCTATTAAGATGAGGAATGGCTTTTTTATGTTGTAATAAAAAGAGTAATCTATGAAGGGTTTATTCGATGAAGCATATATAACGGCAAGATGCATAAATATAGTGGAGTGCAGTGAATTCATTATGGTATTTGCTAATGGTATTTAATACGTTTTGTTAAGTAAATTATGTTACACTATTTGTGTGAAATAACTATAGAAGGACGAGGGATATATGAGAAAAGGCCGTACTCGACTTGTTAAAGCGTTGATCATAGCTACCTTGTTAGCTGTTGCTATTCCACCTTCAGTAGACTTTGAACATGCATTTGCATCCTCGAAGATTACGACTGTGAGATCAGTAAACGATATACAACAGGTGTTACTATCAGCAATGAATGGGCATCAAGTCAATGTTGAATTTGTATATAAAGGGAAAACGAATTCGCTTAAGACGCAATTGAAACAGGCATTGGATCAAGCGATGGAGAGCGATCCTTATATTAATTATACGATTGCAAGTTATGGCTACTCGTATCGAGGAAGTCATAATACCGCAGATGTAAGTGTGAAGCTTAGTTATCGCGAGACAGCGGCAGAAACAGCTTATGTGGAGAAGCAAGTGAATCAAGTGCTGAAAGAGATTATTATTCCTAGCATGAATGATCATGAGAAAGTGAAGGCTATCCACGACTGGATTGTAACTCATCTGAAATATGATACGACATTACAGAAATATACCGCTTTTGATGGGCTAAATACGGGAAGTACAGTGTGCCAAGGATACTCGCTTTTGACGTACAAAATGTTAAAAGAAGCGGGTATTGAGAATAGAATTGTTGAGGGTACTGCCACTCCAGAAGGAAGCAATACAAGTCAACTACATGCGTGGAATCTGGTTCTATTGTCTGGTAGTTGGTATCACTTGGATACAACTTGGGATGACCCTGTCCCTGACCAGAAGGATGTCGTGGGTACAGAATACTATTTGCGTAACGATAAGCAGATGCATAAGGATCACAGCTGGACCAAGCCATATCCTGCTGCAACCACATTATATAGGGATACGTTGTCTATACTCGCTAAACAGGGAGGGAGTAAGGCAGCATTCTATAAAAAATTAGTGAATGATCTTCAATATCACCTTTATGAGCAAAGTGAGATTGTATCTTCGACAGACCAATTAGTTTCCAAGACAAAGGCAGTGATAAATAAAGGTAACCATTCTTTATTATTTCGTTTCCAAGGAAATGAAGCTGAATTGATTGATGAACTACAACAGTTATACAAATTAGGCATAGAGGGAATATCATACCATCATAGTCCCTTTGAAGAGACTGGTGATCTGAAAGTCTATATCACTTGGAAATAAGAGATAGGGTATTGTGCAGAAGAAAGACGGATACACAGCAAAAAGCAGGTCAAGGGATAAACCTTGATCTGCTTTTTGCTGTGTTGAATGAGCAACATGCCCATTCTTAATGTTGATGTGTACTTAGGTCACATTGGTCCAAAGGAATGACTTTGGTTTTCTTCACCCATCTATAGCCAAACCATATGATTAAGAATAGAGGAACGCTAATATAGGATACGACGATACCATACCAATCAATAGTTTCACCTGTGAAAGCCCCGAGGTTCTGTCCGAATATGGCTATAAGACACAGAATAAAGGCGAAGATCGGACCAGCCGGGAACCATCGTGCGCGAAAAGGCAGATCGGATAGAGAATGTCCTTGAACAATAAAAGACTTTCTGAAGCGATAGTGGCAGATGGCGATAGCTAGCCAGTTGATAAATCCGCACATCCCTGAAGCATTTAATAACCAATTATAGACGATACCATCCCCGAAGAAGGAAGCAAGAAACGCTAACATACCTACTGCACTTGTGATAAGCAAAGCATTAACAGGAACACTACGACGGTTTAATTTGCCAAGGAATTTAGGCGCTAGTCCATTTCTAGCCATGGAATAAAGAACCCGAGTGGCTGCATACATACCAGAGTTACCTGCCGATAGAACGGAACTTAGGATGACGGCGTTCATGAGCGCTGCAGCGAAGGCAAATCCCGCTCTTTCAAAGATGAGTGTAAAAGGACTAACCCCAATATTGTTAAGGTCACCATTAAGTAAACTTGGATCTGTATAGGGAATGAGCATTCCGATAACAAATATAGCAAAAATATAGAAGATAAGAATACGCCAAAATACTTGGCGAATAGCACGTGGTACGTTCTGGCGAGGATTCTCGCTCTCGCCTGCAGCAACTCCAATAAGTTCGGTTCCTTGAAATGAGAAACCAGCGGCCATAAATACTCCAACAAAAGCAAAGAACCCACCGTGGAATGGTGATCCGCCAAGGTTGAAATTTTTCATTCCAACGGACTCGCCTCCAAGTATTCCAAAGATCATTAAGATCCCAACTGAAAGGAACACAATAACGGTAATGATTTTAATAATAGCGAACCAATACTCCGATTCCCCATAACTTTTCGTTGATAAGAAATTCAATCCGAACATTAGGAATAGAAACAAAAGGCTCCATAGTCCAGAGGAAGTTTCAGGAAACCAATATTTAATAATGACGGTGGCTGCGGCTAGTTCAGCAGCTATGGTCACAGCCCAGTTATACCAAAAGTTCCAACCCACAGCGAAGCCGAAGGCAGGGCTAACAAATCTTGAAGCATACGTGCTGAATGATCCTGAATCAGGGAGATACGTTGCTAATTCACCTAAACTAGTCATTAGGAAGTAAACCATTAATCCTACTGCAGCGAAAGCTAGTAAGGCTCCACCGGGTCCAGATGAGGAAATAGCGCTGCCGCTAGCGAGAAAGAGTCCGGTTCCAATAGACCCACCTAGAGCAATCATAGTCATATGTCGTGCTTTGAGACTTGGCTTCAATGAAGTTTCAGTCTCTTGTTGGTTCTTTGTCATTAAGTACACTCCTTCTTGAAATAAAATCATTATTCATGGAAGGGGCGGAGAATATCAAAAAGACCGCAGGAAAAAAATGGCGGTCAACATAGTCAAAATCTCATAGCAACAAATATACGCTTCTCCTAACAAAGAAGGCATAAAAATGTGTCTAATTATATGATCCGCACCCTAAATCCATGAAAGATAGCCCAACATGATGTCCTATGGAAGGAAACCATGACAGTTCTGTCCCTATTCGGAAAACAGACCCAGCATACTTGGCTAATAGAAGAAGCAGCCTGTATACTTCGGCGAAGGGTGCCTTTCAATTGCGAATCAACCAGCGGCTTCTAACGCCTCTTCACAATCTACTCATCGCTCTTCGCGACCTCTACCTCATCTTAGAAGGATGAGGATATCTTTATTTAAAATATAAAAAGGTATAACCTGAATAAGGTCTAAGTATAATCAATCCAATGCTCAGGATCAATGGATAAATATTGAACTTATGAACGAGTGCGCTTGGCCATCTGCTGCCATATCGTTCCGGCAGCTTCTTCGCCAGATTCAATCCGTTCAAGAGCCATTCTTGCTTGTAGACTGACTTCGAACTCAGAGTCGTCTACAGCTGCTTCAAGCGCTTCACGTGCGTCTTCGGTACCTACTTCATATAGAAAACGCGCAGCACGCCAGCGGACAAGCTTGCTTGTGTCCTTTAATGATTCTGTCATTGCGGGAGTAGCACTAGCATCGCCAATATCGGATAATGTATCTCCGGCTGTGCGTCGTACGGCGGCTGATTTATCCTTCAAAGCCTCGAATAACAATTCCATTGCTTCCAGAGAACGCAAATCACCGAGATAAATAATAGCAAGGCGGCGAATTTGTACCTTCGTATCATGAAGTGCGACATGTATAAATGGAATTCGTTCTTCTGATGGAACCATGCTGTCAAGTGCAGCATAGCGTATACGC
Coding sequences within:
- the xylB gene encoding xylulokinase, with product MSYVIGIDLGTSAVKTVLVDKDGQVVYEVSEAYPLLQPKPGYSEQDPEAWVEKTLISLNRMMKDSGVKPSEVEGVSFSGQMHGLVLVDDAGKVLRNAILWNDTRTTPQCRKIEKVLGADLLKIARNRALEGFTLPKILWVQEHEPEILKQAALFLLPKDYVRFRLTGDYAMDYSDAAGTLLLDVAGKEWSDRIATAFDLPLSICPRLVDSFDQVGILLPEIAEKSGLLSSTKVFAGGADNACGAIGAGILSEGQTMCSIGTSGVILSYEERKDLDFEGKVHFFNHGEKDAYYIMGVTLAAGYSLQWFKETFAADLTFDQMLEGIDSIPAGSGGLLFTPYIVGERTPHPDANIRGSFIGMDAGHDRTHFARAVMEGITFSLKESIDILRNSGKTITEVISIGGGTKNENWLQMQADIFNATILKLESEQGPAMGAAMLAAYGSGWFPSLQECASHFLRTAKSYVPNPEAVAVYENLFSVYQDVYGQTRELNDKLAAFRK
- a CDS encoding transglutaminase domain-containing protein, with product MRKGRTRLVKALIIATLLAVAIPPSVDFEHAFASSKITTVRSVNDIQQVLLSAMNGHQVNVEFVYKGKTNSLKTQLKQALDQAMESDPYINYTIASYGYSYRGSHNTADVSVKLSYRETAAETAYVEKQVNQVLKEIIIPSMNDHEKVKAIHDWIVTHLKYDTTLQKYTAFDGLNTGSTVCQGYSLLTYKMLKEAGIENRIVEGTATPEGSNTSQLHAWNLVLLSGSWYHLDTTWDDPVPDQKDVVGTEYYLRNDKQMHKDHSWTKPYPAATTLYRDTLSILAKQGGSKAAFYKKLVNDLQYHLYEQSEIVSSTDQLVSKTKAVINKGNHSLLFRFQGNEAELIDELQQLYKLGIEGISYHHSPFEETGDLKVYITWK
- a CDS encoding amino acid permease, whose translation is MTKNQQETETSLKPSLKARHMTMIALGGSIGTGLFLASGSAISSSGPGGALLAFAAVGLMVYFLMTSLGELATYLPDSGSFSTYASRFVSPAFGFAVGWNFWYNWAVTIAAELAAATVIIKYWFPETSSGLWSLLFLFLMFGLNFLSTKSYGESEYWFAIIKIITVIVFLSVGILMIFGILGGESVGMKNFNLGGSPFHGGFFAFVGVFMAAGFSFQGTELIGVAAGESENPRQNVPRAIRQVFWRILIFYIFAIFVIGMLIPYTDPSLLNGDLNNIGVSPFTLIFERAGFAFAAALMNAVILSSVLSAGNSGMYAATRVLYSMARNGLAPKFLGKLNRRSVPVNALLITSAVGMLAFLASFFGDGIVYNWLLNASGMCGFINWLAIAICHYRFRKSFIVQGHSLSDLPFRARWFPAGPIFAFILCLIAIFGQNLGAFTGETIDWYGIVVSYISVPLFLIIWFGYRWVKKTKVIPLDQCDLSTHQH